The genomic stretch TGGCTGACCCATGAAATAATTTATCTGCGGCGGCTAAAACCTCAGGGGAGTGTATGGCCTTAATTAAATTAATAAATTTAGGATTATTTTTATCGCTAGCGTTGACCACTAATAGATTAGCATAAATAGAGTTTCGACCTTCACTAAATAACGCATTTTGCTGTGGATAAAGATGCGCCAGAGCCGCATAGTTAGCATTAATCACCGCTAAATCAACATCGGCAAGTACGCGCGGTAACTGCGCGGCATCCAGTTCTTTGATGTCTAATTGTTTAGGATTACTCCGGATATCGGCGGGTGTCATTAATGTGCCTTTGTGTATGTCCAGTGTCACTAAGCCGGCTTGACTCAATAACAACAAAGCTCGTGCCTCATTGCTCGGATCATTGGGAATCGCCACGCTGGCATGCGTTTTTAATTCGTTTAAACGCTGGATTTTTACTGAATAGATAGCCATAGGATAAATAAATTCTTTGGCTATGGCGACCAATGGATAACCGCGGTTATGAATTTCGTCGCTTAAAAAAGTTTGATGTTGAAATAGATTAGCATCAAGACTACCGTCGTTTAATGCTCGGTTAGGTAGTGAGTAGTCGGAGAATTCAATAATTTTTATTTTTAAAGCATAATCTCGTTGCGCCACTTGTTGTGCAACTTGCATGAGCTCTGTTTCTGGCCCGCTGATCGTACCTAAACGAATTTGATGTGGGTTTTCACGCTGATGGCAAGCGCTTATGCATAACATACTGCCGATTAGCAATAAATAAAGAATTTTTTTTAGCATCTTAAATAATTCCGAAACAACGTAGTAAAATTTTTAATTCCCACCTCGTCATTGCGAGGCGCGTACCAAACCCGTCATTGCGAGCGCGTAGCGCGCGGCAATCTAAGCTTAGTGATGGGTTAAGCGTTTTGTCCAATAATCTCCCAAATGTTGTGTGCCTTGGACCAAGGCGATAAGGATCAGGATAGTCATGATCATCACACCGGCATCGAAACGCTGATAACCGTAGCGTATCGCCAAATCACCTAAGCCACCACCCCCGACTGCTCCTGCCATGGCTGAATAGCCTATTAAAGTAATCACGGTCGTGGTTAATGTGCCTACCATACCCGGTAGTGCTTCTGTCAGTAGAATAGCTGGGATTAATTGCCAAGTCGTAGCACCCATGGCGAGTCCGGTCTCAATTAAGCCGGGAGGTAATTGGTTGAGATTATTTTCGACCATCCGTGCAAAAAATGGTACGGTGGCCAATGTTAATGGAACGATAGCAGCGCTGGTACCTATCGAAGTCCCGACTAACAATCGCGTAAAAGGAATAATGGCCAACATTAAAATAATAAATGGAATTGAACGTGCCATATTAACGATTAAAGATAAAGTTTTGTTAAATAACGGCATCGGCAATAAATTGGTTTGCCGTGTACTAAATAACAATACACCCAAAGCTAATCCCAATAGCATAGCCAATAAGCCTGAAACCAACACCATATACAATGTTTCTCCCGTGGCGGTGAGTAATTCAAACAATAGATTCGTCGACATAACCCATAATCTCTACATGAAGTCCTTTATTAATTAAATACTGTATTCCTTGAGGTAAAGGAGCTTGATCACCCATGACTTCGACTACCATGATACCTAAGATTGTTTCTTTGAGACATTCGATATTGGCTTGTAAAATATTCAGATGGATACCCATTTCACGCATAACGTGGGCTATTAAAGGTTCAGCGGCGGCATGTCCCTGAAATATTATTCTGAGTACCGCGTGACTATCTGCTTTTTTTTGCGTGCCGAGTCGTTTTTGTAATCGGGAGGGTAATTCATGCTTTAAAGATAAATTGACAAATTTTTTGGCTAAGCTGGTTTTTGGGTCAGTAAAAAAACTGACGATATCAGCGACTTCAACGATCGACCCTTGATCTAGCAAGGCAACACGGTCACAAATACTTTTTACGACGTCGACTTGATGTGTAATTAATACGATGGTAATCCCTAAGCGCTGATTAATATCTTTTAATAATTGCAGAATAGTTTGTGTGGTGTGTGGATCCAGCGCCGATGTCGCTTCATCACAGAGTAATATTTTGGGTTGACTGGCGAGTGCACGCGCAATTGCGACGCGTTGTTTTTGTCCGCCGCTGAGTTGGGCCGGATAAGCGTGTTGTTTGTCACTCAAACCGGTAAGTTTTAATAAGGGAGTAATCGCGGATTCGATTTCTGATTGGGAATAGTGAGCAAATTTCAATGGTAAAGCAATGTTTTCAACCACGGTTTTTGCCGCTAGCAAATTAAACTGTTGAAATATCATGCCTATTTGTCGTCTGACTAAGCGTAAATCGGCGGCGTTCAGTGAGGTTAACTCTTGTTTATCAACCCAAACTTGTCCTTGGTCAGGTCTTTCCAACAGATTGATACAGCGTACCAGTGTGCTCTTACCGGCACCACTTTGGCCGACAATCCCAAATATTTCTCCTGGGCGAATAGTTAGATTAATATCGCGTAAGGCATAGACAGGCGGGTCTAAGCTATTATAAATTTTTGCGATATTAATAAGTTTTATCATCTTGTCAATGTCGTATTCTGCTAAGAGGAGCTTGGCTTAAGGGTATTATCGGTACTTAGAGAAAGAACGCAAGAAGAAGTTGTCTCATAGTTTTGTTTGAGTGGCTATCTTATTGAGTTCTTCTAGTGAAATCAATGCTATGACGCGGTTTGTGAAACATGTTTTTGACTAAAAACTAAATTATCTATCACTTTTTTTTATAAAAAATAAAGTTTTATATTAATTTTTTAAAACTAGTATAAAAAAAAATAAAAAAAATGTTTGAATGACTTGACACTAATCTTTAATCTACCTAGCATATATCCCAAGAAGATAAATTTTAGTCTAAATTAACTTAGAGATAGTCGATGCATAACCGACAACGATATTATAAAATAAATTACAATCAATTTTTTTATTATTAATTTTCATTTAATGATAGAAAATAGTGTGCATTAAAAAAATAAAATTAAAAATTAATGGATGATTTTATGAGTAATCTAGAACAACAACCCGCCTTAGAAAAACGTTTTGCGTTGCTGATAGAGGATGATCTTTTTTGCCAAAAGGTACAAAGTCATTGTCTTCATGAGTTGGGGTATACAGTAGAAATCGTGACCGATGCCGCAACAGCAATCGATCGTGTAGAGCATAATATTTACCATCTGATTGTGTTAGATTTAGGCTTGCCTGATCAATCGGGTGAATTAGTCATACGCGCGGTACGTGAGTTTGTGGCCAACCAACAAACGCCGCTGATTGTGGCTACAGCCCATGCGGATGGACCTATGCAGCAAAAATGTCTGTATATGGGCGCTGACGTGGTGTTTATTAAGCCGTTCAATAAGCAAACCTTAGCTCGGGCCATTGAATTTTGTCATTCTCGACTAGCAGAATTATCTCGATTAGGTTAGTTTCAACTTTATAAGGTGAGTGGGATAAAGACTAATACATATAGTTTATCCCATAACCAACTAGTATTCAATTTATGATTGAAAAAAACTTTGTGAAACCTCTATTATTTGAGAGTGCGCAAGATACTTTTTAGATATTGATCAAGGAACTTGGGGGCGAGATATGCTAAATGGTTAGCATTTGATATTGTAGTAGTGTGTTAAACACTATTAGGTTATGGGATAAACTATAAATATGAACATTGCTTTTTCAAAGGAGTGGATATGTTAATAGATTTTGCGCCGCAATTCATTAGTTGCTTTACATCATTATTGCAAACACTCGATAGCTGTAACGCACATATTCAAAACGAGCTCAATGAATTACCTCTATGGGTGGATAATGGGGCCGAAGTTTTTGTTAGAAATCGCGATAAAGTCATCTTTGCCTTAGCAAATTTTGGCCCAACGCCAGGTTTATCACCGCAAGAAACCTTTAAATGTCCCGGAGTCGTGGCAAGTACGTCGCAAACCTTAGCACTGATTGATAAGGTTAACCAGGCTAAAACTACTTTTAAAGAACTTGTGCGCGTATGTCAGCAAAGCACGCAGCAAGATATGACTAAATTTGTCCGTGACACCTTGGCACATGCTGGTTATCCTGCAGTTAAACTAAAACAGGTTTTTCGCCATATTGTTTATATAACCTATCATCCCCGACGCATCGCATGGACTAAAGGCAAGCACACCACAAGTAAACAATTGTCCAGACAAGCTTCAGAAAAGCTATTGGATAAAGCAGGGCAGGGCTTACATATTGAAATACAAAAAGCAAAATTAAGTGGTTTATCTCATCAAACCAAACTCATTAAACACCGAGACATTAAACCGGGTTGGGTAGTCAATATCGGTGCATTTAAAGAAAATAATTGCTCGGCGTATGAAGACATACGAACGGCGTTGCCTTTATTTTATTTGCATGATCAACAATTGCCAAATCCTATCGTCTGCTTTGCTAAACCGCGGGTGCAAAATCGTAAGACGCGCATCGATAAACAAATCGAAACGGTTGCTTTTCTACCGTCTATTAGTGTGTACCGATATAAAAAAGAAGGGGTTAATTAATTATAAATTAAATATCTAAGCACTTATTATATTCATTATAATATCTAACCATTGCACTTATTTTTTCAACATGTTTAAATTTATTGACTTCTAGTCAATTGACATGGATTGCCACGCACCTACGGTGCTCGCAATGACGATTAATAAACTATAAAAAAATCTGAAAAAACTTGAGGAAAATATTATGCTTAAAGCAAAGTTAAAAACAGAATTTATTAATAAACAATTTGCCGCCCAAGCCACTAATACTATCTTGCCAACCACAGAAACCTGTCGATCCTCCCTCACACAAATCTCTAAATAACGTATTGAAGAGATAAGTTATTCAAACGCTCATCTCTTTACTCTAGCACCTAAAATTTGTACCTCTGTTAAGCCTTGCTAAGAAAGGTTTAATTTTACCTTAAGCTATGGGGACTACACTTAATAAGTGCCAAGTAATAAATCTTGAGTGATACAAATTTAAATTTATTTTAGTGCAGCGGGGTCTTATGTTAAGAAACAATGATGTCGTATCCATACAAGAAAATTTAACCACCAGAAACTATGACCAACTTCTCAGTAATTTACGTCAAATTGGTCTTCCGATTAAACAAGCTTGGCTAAACTCTCCGTTATCAGATGACGTCGAAAAATATAAATTTACATCAAATCCAGCGTTTAAAGAATTTCTAGTCGCAAAAATTACTCACTCTAATATCCCTGAAACAGTTAATATTGAAGATATTCCACAACATATTAATCAGCTTAAAAATCAATTATCAGTGCTAGCAATTTTTTTAACAGCATGGAAAGAAAATCCAAGATATTTTCATAACACGGAATCTAAATCAGAACCATTAAACAACTTCTCAGAAACCGAAGAAGATCCGAAACCTTCACAAGAACCTGAAACAGAACAATTAACTTTATCAGAATCGGAAAAAAAAATATTACACCAGCTAATTAAATTCAAAGCTGATCTAGATAAAGATGATCGACATGCAATCCATATCGCTCTTCAAACCATAACTTTTATTCTTTGTCAGCAAAGCAACAACTTTATAAAACATCAAGAAAAAAGCTTGGAGATTTATGCTAAAGATCGTGCGTTCACGGATAAAGACATTGAAAATAAAATTCTTGATGTTATAGACAACAAACAAACTCCCCTTAATTTTATTTTCGATCATATTGAGAGTTTAAATAATTTTGAGTCTGATCGATATGGTAAAACCACAAACACCGTGCTTTCTCTAGACCAAAACGAACTATACCACGAAATAGAAAAGATCGGACGCGCTATTTCATCCTTGCTAACACCGAATAAAAAGAAAAAACTACTCAAATATGCCGGTATCTTGCTGGCTTTCATTGCATCCTTAGCGTGTGGCCTCACAACGGGTGGTTTTATTTTTTTAATGGGACCTAGTTTGCTGACATTCAGTATTTTCTTAGTAATATTGACTTTCGTAGTTGGTCTTACCTTTAATCGTAGTTTTATTGGTATCGCTATATCATTAGCCTGTGGCTTAACCATGGGTGGTATTGCTTTTTCACTGGGCCTTTTACTAACCCCTGGTTTGGGCTTGCTACTGAGTGCTATTTACTTAGGAGTATTAGCTGGCTTATATGGTTTTAAAGCTAATTTTGGTTTTTTTTCAAAGAATTTCCCTGATTTTCTGCTTAGCCTAGTAAAAAAAGGGGGGATCAATGAATATATTGATATTCACGGGAGTCGTAAGCAATTCTCTGCAACTTACAAATATCTATTAACACCCTTAATTATATTTGCTTCGCTAACAGTAGGGGCCGGGGCTACGGCGATAACTTATATCACTATATCAAGTTTATTGATCAAGCTTACCACGCTATTACCGATACTCGCCATACTCTGGCCACCCTTGCCGTTGATTATTGCCATTGTTTTAGCGGTAATGGTGGCCATCGTCTTGACGGTCTCACAAATGACAGCTTCTTTAAAGATTTTAAAAAAAGTGGCTGCCTTAAATAAGGGTTTCAAGGAACTTTGCCAATATGCCTATGAGAATTGCATAACCTGGTTCAAGAATTTTTGGAATTTAGACGGGCATGAAAAAGCAGGTGTACTCCTTATGTTGTTGTTACTCCCAGTTGGATTACTCGGTTTAGCTTATTTTCGCTATACCGCAGGTGCTGATTTATCGCCCTTTATTGGACTAATCGGTGCTATCGTTACCGGAGTTGTGGCTTATTTAGCGCAGGTGCCTTTTACATTTTCATCCATTAATAAGTTAAAAAATGCCATCGTAAGACCTTCTTCTGCTGCTGCTAATGATTTTCCTGCTCTTACTGTCAATGCCGCCGCTAATGGCGCATTGGTTTTAGATGGTTCTCCTGTGTCGATTGCGGGAATGATAGCGTGCACACTTAATTCTTATAGCGGAAACATGTCTGAAACGGATATGAATCAGCACAACAGAAACCTGGCAACCGCAGCACTAGCTAAAAAAGTAGCAAGTTTTAATACCCGCACTAAAGCTGACGCATCTGCGTCAACCTATGATTTTGATTTGGATAAAACACAGCAACCACTCAAATTCAGTTTAAATACTAACTCTGGCAGTTATCCGCAGGAACCTAATACTGTCAATCCTCCTAGTCCAACGGGTTCAGAAAATGAGCTGCTCACGAAAAAAACCTCAAATAATGGAAATGGATATGCTCATGGTAGCGCACATTTTTTTCAAACAGCTGCTGCTATACCTACAGCTAAGCCTAATTACGAGAACGGGTTAGTTGCTAATCGTTAATCTGGCATTGTTGACAATACACACTGCTGCGTTGCCCAATGCGTATCAGTTGTAATGTTGTTTGACATCGCAAGCAGGGGAGTCCGGCACGGCCATACGCGTTTAATTGTTGCGTAAAATAACCGGGTTTACCTTCGCTGTTTAAAAAATCTTTTAAGCTACTACCGCCATGTGCAATAGCACAACGTAAAATAACTTTAATTGCACTTACCAAGTGTTTTAAATCGCTTAGTAAAAGAGATTTTGCCGATTTTAATGGATTAATTCCGGCCTTAAACAAAGCTTCAGTGGCATAAATATTGCCCACACCGACGACGATGCGTTGATCCATAATCACCGATTTTATTGGCAACTTTTTATTGGCTAACTGTTGTTTTAAATACATGGTATTAAATTGACGACTAAGAGGTTCGACACCCAAATTTTTCAGCAAGGGGTGTTGTTTCGGATTATCTTCTGTATAGAGTAGCGCACCAAACCGACGCGGGTCGGTAAAGCGGAGTAGGGTGCCATTATTAAAGACTATATCCACATGATCATGCTTATCGGGTGCTACCCATTTGTCCAAGATACGTAGGCGACCAGACATGCCGAGATGGATCAATATATGCCCTCGCGTAGTGCTTAATAGTAGATATTTGCCGCGCCGCATGACATGAGTGATGGCGAAACCTACTAATCGTTGGATATCTTTCGAAGGAATAGGCCAACGTAGATTAGGTCGACGGATCAGAAATGTTTGGATAGTTTGGTTTTGTATTGAGGATAGTATGCCTCGCAACGTAATTTCTACTTCAGGTAATTCAGGCATAGAATGATGGCTAATATTATTTCCGAGAATATTAGCAAGTTTAGCGTTATTAAACTATTTTTTTGATATTTTAGAGAGAAAAGGTTTTATTAAGTGAATTTGGAAATATAAGTTCATATAAATCCCCAAAGGATTGACCTTTATGAGGCCCATCGGCAATTTGTTTTGCTAATACTGTTTTATCTAAGCTAACAATTTTGTCGATTTTTTCACGAAAATTAGGATATTCTTTTAATAATTTTTGGCCCACTTCTTCATCAGCCAATAAATAATATAAAACTCCTTCATGTGTACTTTGATGTACGAATTGCTTGATATGATTCTCCGATAATTCTTCACCGATAAGATCACGTAAGGACTGATTTTCTTTTAAAATTTTCCTGCCCTCGGCATTGGAAAGCAACAAATAACTAACAGAATAGAGCTGCTGCCTGTTGAAAAATGTACTGCTAACAAAGATCTGGTTAATCGTTGTTTTATTAAAGACTTCCAGATCGATTAGCTTCTTGATTATCGTTTCAATTTCTTCAGTCGGTGCCAACGTACATTTCCATAAAAAATAGGCTAATAATTCGGGTGTATTAGTTAATTCATCCACAATTGATTTTTTTTTTATAGTCGAGAATGAAGAATTATCCCTTAATAAACTAAAAAGGGTATCAGGTAAATTTTCTGTTGGCATAGGGCTTTTCCTATATTTTATTTACTATTATTCTTCCTGAGTCTATCCTAACATTCCTAAGTACAAAATTAGCTAATTTAAGGTCTAAATGTTGCAGTCTGGTTTATTTTAGATTCTAAACTAAACTTTTCTAGGCCATGTTTAAACCCGTCTCTATCTAATTTGTTATTATAAATATGAGTTTCAGCTGATTCTAAATAATCACTTATAATTCTAGCATCTTTAGTGGGTAAAATGTTTAATATATCTAATATTTCATAAAAATCTTGAACATCTTTTCTTAGAATCTTATTCAGTGTAAGTAATCGATCAATATTTTTTTCGGATAAGGCCTCGTAATTGAGTATGGTTTCTAAAGAGCGGCATAGTTTAACGACTAAAGTTGAATTTAAAAATAGACTAGACTGAATAATATCAAAAAATTTTTCCAATAAAACTTTATTGTCAAAATTTCCCCTTGTCATAATTCCAAATAAATTGGTTAATTCTTTGGTTAAAGTGGTATCAGATAAACCGATAGATTTAAATATTTCTATTAATGTCTTATTTAAATTTTCTAGGCTTTTATCCTTGCAATAAGCTAATTGAATTTTAGAAAAAAAATAATTTCTAACTGCCGCCCATTTAACCGGTGGCTCCCATAAAGGATTAACTTCAATTCGGTAATCCCCAATTAAATTTAGTTTATTGAGGAAATCAACCAACTGCTCGGTGTTTTCAATCATGAATATCGTGGAAGCAAATCCTTTAATCGGAGGAATTACCACGGTGGCGGGATAGTTAGCCTCTGGGTTACTAAATGGGGAACCTGCATCATCACTGTGATGAATACATTGTAAACCTTCACCCTTATTTAAGATCTTATTTAATCCAGCGATATGTTGTTTCGTTATATTTGCAACATTCCCCATAGTGGGATCTTCTCTATCCAAAAAATCTTCTGGATTTTCCAGGGAACGTCTTATCGCTTTAGGAGACAATCTGCGCTGGCGATTTTCAGGCGTAATATGTGGATTAAGCCGAATATAATCTTGTGAGTAATTTTTCCAAGGACTAAAAACAGCTAATAAATCATAATCCGCGATCAGTGGTCTTTTTAAAACCAGGTCGGCTAAAACATAGAAAGGTTTTTTTTCAGACGTATAGATTTCATATTCTATTCCTGATTCGGCATTTATTTTTTTTGCATAAAATAAGTCAAATTTTACGGGATGTTCATCAGCATATGGGTGAGGGCAATAAATAACTAAGTATTCGCCTTCTTTCTGATTTTGAGGAAAAATAATTTCTTTTTTTAATAACTCTTGAAAACGTTTTTCAGTAATTATTAATTGTATAGCCATTGCATAGCCTTGCTGAATGCACGCTTGAACCTCTTTTTTAGCCTCTTCGATGGTCGCAGCATTTGATTTGCTGAACTCTGGATTAACAGGAATAAAGCCTGCGCATAATCCGCGCGAAGCAGATTTAACTTTAACTTTAAAACTTTTAGTTGGATAATTTCCATCCTCATGAAAATTTTTGGTAAGAGTCTCTACTGGCCGGAAGAGTAAAATCACATCATGGATACGAGCATAACTTGCAACAGCAAGCAAATCTTTTTTAGGAATACCTTGATCTTTGTGCTGAAAAACATTGTTTAATTCGGAAGTATTACTAGAACTTGAAAAAAACATATTTAACTCCTTGTTAAGAAGATTTTTTATTTTCTTCTTATTTAATTTTAGTATAGATTATTATTATTAACACTAAATTAAATATTTTTTAATTGACTAATTTAAAAATAAAATTGAAAGTAATAACAATTAAAGAGGGTTAAGCAATGCCAGAAGAAATTTATTTGACAGAAGATCAATTTGAAATGAATAGAAAACAATGCTGGGAAGTTTATCAATCATTTAATGAAATTCAATGGATAAAAGATAACGTAGTAAATAAAGAACTTGCTTATCCATTAGAAGTCCAAGGAATCAACCATGATGGACAAGCAAAACAAGCGTATCTGCGTCGATTTAATGCTTATATAAAAAAAATAAATGGGCCAAGAGCCTATGCTGCAAAGTACTGGATTTTACCGGCTGTGTTTTTCTGTATGCTTTTTCATGAACTTTTTATTAACGAAGAGGCTAATTTATCGGCGCCTTTTATTATAGCGTTTATGCTTAGTATTTTTACGTTAAAATATCAAACTGTGTTTACTGATATTCCATTCCAATATCGTTATATAGGAAGTTTTTTCTTAAAACCAGAAGAACTTAAATTGTGTGCAGCGAGTGACAGAATGAACAAAGCAAATAAGCAAGCCAGCCATCTCATGGGAACTTTCGGTCCGCTGCTAGGTTTTTTAGATACAGATAAAACTTTATATAAAGCATTAAGAAGCCTTAATATTAACTATTATGAGCATCAAGCAATATTGCGAGGGCTAATGGGTATAAAAAATAAAGTATTTGATTGTGTCTCGATGGCAGCATTGCTAACGTTAAAGCTCATTGAACAAGAGATGCCGATTACCATAGAACGGGTTATAAAAAATGGAAATAATTTTGATGGCCATAGTTATATTATAATTAACCGCGATGCTGAGTCGGTATTAACCAATATTGACACATGGAACGACAACTGTTTAATCATGGATCCTTGGTACGAAGTATTTGTCTCTGCAAAAGAAATAAAGCAAAATAAAGAATTTTTATTAAAATATCCTTTGCTAAACCCATATGACAAAACTGCTGTAATGAGAATTATGGGAAATAGGGCGCCTGAAGCTTATAAAGACTATCTGGCCAGCCTAAACAATTTGCTTAGGCAACATGAGAGTTTGAATTCCAAATTAGACATATAGAT from Rickettsiella endosymbiont of Miltochrista miniata encodes the following:
- the mutM gene encoding bifunctional DNA-formamidopyrimidine glycosylase/DNA-(apurinic or apyrimidinic site) lyase, whose product is MPELPEVEITLRGILSSIQNQTIQTFLIRRPNLRWPIPSKDIQRLVGFAITHVMRRGKYLLLSTTRGHILIHLGMSGRLRILDKWVAPDKHDHVDIVFNNGTLLRFTDPRRFGALLYTEDNPKQHPLLKNLGVEPLSRQFNTMYLKQQLANKKLPIKSVIMDQRIVVGVGNIYATEALFKAGINPLKSAKSLLLSDLKHLVSAIKVILRCAIAHGGSSLKDFLNSEGKPGYFTQQLNAYGRAGLPCLRCQTTLQLIRIGQRSSVYCQQCQIND
- a CDS encoding methionine ABC transporter ATP-binding protein translates to MIKLINIAKIYNSLDPPVYALRDINLTIRPGEIFGIVGQSGAGKSTLVRCINLLERPDQGQVWVDKQELTSLNAADLRLVRRQIGMIFQQFNLLAAKTVVENIALPLKFAHYSQSEIESAITPLLKLTGLSDKQHAYPAQLSGGQKQRVAIARALASQPKILLCDEATSALDPHTTQTILQLLKDINQRLGITIVLITHQVDVVKSICDRVALLDQGSIVEVADIVSFFTDPKTSLAKKFVNLSLKHELPSRLQKRLGTQKKADSHAVLRIIFQGHAAAEPLIAHVMREMGIHLNILQANIECLKETILGIMVVEVMGDQAPLPQGIQYLINKGLHVEIMGYVDESIV
- a CDS encoding anthrax toxin-like adenylyl cyclase domain-containing protein → MFFSSSSNTSELNNVFQHKDQGIPKKDLLAVASYARIHDVILLFRPVETLTKNFHEDGNYPTKSFKVKVKSASRGLCAGFIPVNPEFSKSNAATIEEAKKEVQACIQQGYAMAIQLIITEKRFQELLKKEIIFPQNQKEGEYLVIYCPHPYADEHPVKFDLFYAKKINAESGIEYEIYTSEKKPFYVLADLVLKRPLIADYDLLAVFSPWKNYSQDYIRLNPHITPENRQRRLSPKAIRRSLENPEDFLDREDPTMGNVANITKQHIAGLNKILNKGEGLQCIHHSDDAGSPFSNPEANYPATVVIPPIKGFASTIFMIENTEQLVDFLNKLNLIGDYRIEVNPLWEPPVKWAAVRNYFFSKIQLAYCKDKSLENLNKTLIEIFKSIGLSDTTLTKELTNLFGIMTRGNFDNKVLLEKFFDIIQSSLFLNSTLVVKLCRSLETILNYEALSEKNIDRLLTLNKILRKDVQDFYEILDILNILPTKDARIISDYLESAETHIYNNKLDRDGFKHGLEKFSLESKINQTATFRP
- a CDS encoding MetQ/NlpA family ABC transporter substrate-binding protein translates to MLKKILYLLLIGSMLCISACHQRENPHQIRLGTISGPETELMQVAQQVAQRDYALKIKIIEFSDYSLPNRALNDGSLDANLFQHQTFLSDEIHNRGYPLVAIAKEFIYPMAIYSVKIQRLNELKTHASVAIPNDPSNEARALLLLSQAGLVTLDIHKGTLMTPADIRSNPKQLDIKELDAAQLPRVLADVDLAVINANYAALAHLYPQQNALFSEGRNSIYANLLVVNASDKNNPKFINLIKAIHSPEVLAAADKLFHGSAIPAWK
- a CDS encoding methionine ABC transporter permease; this translates as MSTNLLFELLTATGETLYMVLVSGLLAMLLGLALGVLLFSTRQTNLLPMPLFNKTLSLIVNMARSIPFIILMLAIIPFTRLLVGTSIGTSAAIVPLTLATVPFFARMVENNLNQLPPGLIETGLAMGATTWQLIPAILLTEALPGMVGTLTTTVITLIGYSAMAGAVGGGGLGDLAIRYGYQRFDAGVMIMTILILIALVQGTQHLGDYWTKRLTHH
- a CDS encoding DNA replication terminus site-binding protein, producing MLIDFAPQFISCFTSLLQTLDSCNAHIQNELNELPLWVDNGAEVFVRNRDKVIFALANFGPTPGLSPQETFKCPGVVASTSQTLALIDKVNQAKTTFKELVRVCQQSTQQDMTKFVRDTLAHAGYPAVKLKQVFRHIVYITYHPRRIAWTKGKHTTSKQLSRQASEKLLDKAGQGLHIEIQKAKLSGLSHQTKLIKHRDIKPGWVVNIGAFKENNCSAYEDIRTALPLFYLHDQQLPNPIVCFAKPRVQNRKTRIDKQIETVAFLPSISVYRYKKEGVN
- a CDS encoding response regulator — encoded protein: MSNLEQQPALEKRFALLIEDDLFCQKVQSHCLHELGYTVEIVTDAATAIDRVEHNIYHLIVLDLGLPDQSGELVIRAVREFVANQQTPLIVATAHADGPMQQKCLYMGADVVFIKPFNKQTLARAIEFCHSRLAELSRLG